One Oryza brachyantha chromosome 3, ObraRS2, whole genome shotgun sequence DNA segment encodes these proteins:
- the LOC102721249 gene encoding uncharacterized protein LOC102721249: MNLSDDWRFLFPVSSVFAPPSLVPSAAAYGPLLFSPLPPHDTLLALPSPYQPPRPSSRGLRRLLRHFVRSSSFIPYSDLDPLSETVLAPPSPPLPAPSNLLAVLRRARSSSQSLVLFFPSGENADQVSYVTLDSIANSAPLSASVQSDGFMHPRHRIQQLAVTACCPSWPSDSGDDLVEGFLLAATLYSVNWFKVESRSSGSPALVPTAKQAFDVAVVHACWSKHLQSECLVLLESGELCWFDLDTLRGGKMKVGLGCEDDCRVWLSCEYGAQPWTVIVANTKAIFLVDLRYGDHSEYKVLARVGMEGLFETEPFVKTECYLAFCKAPFDDLLISVVTERHLMVLDIRQPLTPVLTWQHGLDNPSHLAMFQLSELRPSNEHEWASNFGIAILVGSLWSTDFNLFYCGPKEQGSTENAHLYAWDLPSRISLIGQQWSGSNGLMEGVFKGHIPGHGSASDLIWNSIIGYHMLPNTMLESSFSGFALIRLTSLGKLEMQRFHASGDLHEDAVCGESQHKSADCSSSIFLDTDGENFSDRYIFLKLHYLSKYLDGNLRSALEIHGSNVNKDNHQIVISEDVSVFAKDSSKSCSLSVSDFLFNASVPMNIFEIACQSILSKLSSDILLVAFSKYKDMFACSKDKRIYEYLEVPACFPDNNKLRRFLLSKPLSTSWNLMGKATSGNRLVGPVLPIDVLLAMEDSNKGIDSLSQVETSSVSHQCREVLEAFVPEISIANTDDCNGKAASQEVKDEKPYFVYEPQIDNRPTLDEAAREKDKEAHKLDNPSCSHTSTPPYKDENFMTFVCGRGGIPHSGPEQMASDLFDFSPVRMDFEFPAIGIPPAEEKIYKCLKKQFLAWQNNFKPYQDFCNSYHIQKPQQ; the protein is encoded by the coding sequence ATGAACCTCTCGGACGACTGGCGCTTCCTCTTCCCCGTCTCCTCCGtcttcgcgccgccgtccctcgtcccgtccgccgccgcctacggGCCGCTCctcttctcccctctcccGCCGCACGACACGCTCCTCGCCCTCCCTTCCCCCTACCAgcccccgcgcccctcctcccgcggcctccgccgcctcctccgccacttcgtccgctcctcctccttcatCCCCTACTCCGACCTCGACCCCCTGTCGGAGACGGTCCTCGCCCCGCCGTCCCCGCCCCTCCCGGCGCCTTCCAACCtgctcgccgtcctccgccgcgcccgctcCTCGTCGCAGTCTCTCGTCCTCTTCTTCCCTTCCGGCGAGAATGCGGACCAGGTCTCCTACGTTACTCTGGACTCCATTGCCAATTCCGCGCCCCTCTCCGCCTCCGTTCAGAGTGATGGGTTCATGCACCCCAGGCACCGCATCCAGCAGCTTGCCGTCACGGCTTGCTGTCCCTCCTGGCCGTCGGACTCAGGTGACGACCTTGTCGAGGGATTCCTTCTTGCTGCGACGTTGTACTCGGTGAATTGGTTCAAGGTTGAGTCGCGGAGTTCTGGTTCCCCCGCGCTCGTGCCTACGGCCAAGCAGGCATTCGACGTGGCTGTTGTGCACGCGTGCTGGAGCAAGCATTTGCAGTCAGAATGTTTAGTGTTGCTGGAAAGTGGGGAGCTGTGCTGGTTCGATCTGGATACACTGCGTGGGGGCAAGATGAAGGTTGGTCTTGGCTGCGAGGATGACTGTAGGGTCTGGCTAAGCTGTGAGTACGGGGCACAACCGTGGACAGTGATAGTTGCCAACACCAAGGCCATCTTTTTGGTTGATTTGAGATATGGGGATCATAGTGAATACAAGGTTTTAGCAAGAGTTGGGATGGAAGGGTTGTTTGAAACTGAGCCTTTTGTCAAGACTGAATGTTATCTTGCATTCTGCAAGGCTCCATTTGATGATCTTCTTATATCAGTGGTGACAGAGCGTCACTTGATGGTCCTTGATATCAGACAGCCTTTGACACCTGTGTTGACTTGGCAGCATGGGCTTGATAATCCAAGTCATCTTGCTATGTTTCAGCTATCTGAACTGAGGCCTTCCAATGAGCATGAGTGGGCATCAAATTTCGGCATTGCGATTTTGGTTGGTTCATTATGGAGCACTGATTTTAATCTGTTCTATTGTGGCCCTAAGGAGCAAGGCTCTACAGAAAATGCTCACCTGTATGCTTGGGATCTTCCATCACGGATTTCTTTGATAGGCCAGCAGTGGAGCGGCAGCAATGGACTTATGGAAGGGGTATTCAAGGGGCACATTCCAGGACATGGCTCTGCATCAGATCTAATTTGGAACTCCATCATTGGCTACCATATGCTTCCAAACACGATGTTGGAGTCATCATTCAGTGGCTTTGCTTTGATCCGGTTAACTTCATTGGGTAAGTTAGAGATGCAAAGATTCCATGCATCTGGAGATTTGCATGAAGATGCTGTGTGTGGTGAATCACAACATAAATCTGCGGATTGTAGTTCATCCATTTTTCTTGACACTGACGGAGAAAATTTCTCTGAtaggtatatatttttgaagttgCATTACCTTTCTAAATATCTGGATGGCAATCTGCGCAGCGCATTGGAGATTCATGGTTCAAATGTCAACAAAGACAACCACCAAATTGTTATTAGTGAAGATGTATCAGTATTTGCAAAGGATAGCTCTAAGTCATGTTCTCTGTCAGTTTCAGATTTCCTATTCAATGCTAGTGTGCCCATGAACATTTTCGAAATTGCTTGTCAGAGCATATTGAGCAAACTATCTTCAGATATACTTCTTGTTGCCTTCTCGAAATACAAGGACATGTTTGCATGCAGTAAAGACAAACGCATATATGAATATCTAGAAGTTCCTGCATGTTTTCCAGATAATAATAAGCTTCGGCGTTTCCTGTTGTCAAAGCCTTTAAGCACAAGTTGGAATCTGATGGGCAAAGCAACATCTGGAAATCGTCTGGTTGGTCCAGTACTTCCTATAGATGTTCTGCTTGCAATGGAAGATAGCAACAAGGGTATAGACAGCCTTTCTCAGGTAGAAACCAGCTCAGTAAGCCATCAGTGTAGAGAAGTTCTTGAAGCCTTTGTTCCTGAAATATCAATTGCCAATACAGATGACTGTAATGGAAAGGCTGCTTCACAAGAGGTGAAAGATGAGAAaccatattttgtttatgagCCTCAGATTGATAACAGGCCCACTCTTGACGAGGCTGCTAGAGAGAAGGATAAAGAAGCGCATAAGCTAGATAACCCTTCATGTTCGCATACGTCTACACCACCTTATAAGGATGAAAACTTTATGACATTTGTTTGTGGAAGAGGTGGAATTCCTCATTCTGGACCTGAGCAAATGGCATCCGATTTGTTTGATTTCAGCCCAGTGAGGATGGATTTTGAGTTTCCAGCTATAGGCATACCACCTGctgaggaaaaaatatataaatgcttGAAGAAACAATTTTTAGCATGGCAAAACAATTTCAAGCCATACCAAGATTTTTGTAACTCATATCACATACAAAAGCCACAACAATAG
- the LOC102721527 gene encoding translocase of chloroplast 34, chloroplastic → MSAAPIPREWVGLQQFPAATQTKLHELLGKLKEEDVSTLTILVMGKGGVGKSSTVNSIVGERVATVSAFQSEGLRPMMCSRTRAGFTLNIIDTPGLIEGGYINEQAVEIIKRFLLGKTVDVLLYVDRLDAYRMDTLDEQVIRAITNSFGKAIWRRTLVVLTHAQLSPPDGLDYNDFFTRRSESLLRYIRSGAGVGKREHGDFPLPIALVENSGRCKTNEHGEKVLPDGTPWVPNLMKEITTVVSNGSKPIHVDQKLIDGPNPNNRWKMFIPLILMVEYFFVVKGIRRAIQADISNGKLDDWEQRYRDLVGSKDPVDQKGSSAINRKA, encoded by the exons ATGTCGGCGGCGCCGATACCCCGCGAGTGGGTGGGGCTGCAGCAGTTCCCGGCGGCCACCCAGACCAAGCTGCACGAGCTCCTCGGCAAGCTCAAGGAGGAG GATGTGAGCACATTGACAATTCTGGTGATGGGTAAGGGCGGGGTGGGGAAGTCGTCCACGGTCAACTCCATTGTTGGGGAGAGGGTCGCCACTGTTAGCGCCTTCCAG TCTGAGGGTCTCAGGCCGATGATGTGCTCTCGCACTAGGGCTGGGTTCACCTTGAACATTATTGACACTCCAGGGCTCATTGAAGGTGGATACATCAACGAGCAGGCTGTCGAAATCATAAAGAG GTTTCTTCTGGGAAAGACTGTCGATGTCCTCCTTTATGTGGATCGCTTGGATGCATACAGAATGGATACATTGGATGAACAAGTTATCAGAGCTATCACCAATTCATTTGGAAAAGCCATTTGGCGAAGAACATTGGTTGTTTTGACCCATGCTCAGCTCTCACCACCTGATGGACTTGATTATAACGATTTCTTTACAAGAAGATCTGAGTCACTCTTGCGATACATTCGTTCCGGTGCAGGAGTCGGCAAACGAGAACATGGG GATTTTCCATTGCCAATAGCATTGGTGGAGAACAGTGGAAGGTGCAAAACTAATGAGCATGGGGAGAAG GTTCTCCCTGATGGAACTCCATGGGTTCCAAACTTGATGAAAGAGATTACTACTGTTGTCTCAAATGGGAGCAAGCCCATTCATGTTGATCAAAAACTAATAGATGGTCCAAATCCCAACAACCGCTGGAAGATGTTCATACCGCTCATCCTTATGGTGGAG TATTTTTTTGTGGTAAAAGGTATCCGAAGGGCTATTCAGGCTGATATATCAAACGGGAAGCTCGATGACTGGGAGCAGCGTTACAGAGACTTGGTTGGAAGCAAGGACCCGGTTGATCAGAAAGGTTCATCGGCCATCAATCGCAAGGCGTGA
- the LOC102716950 gene encoding U-box domain-containing protein 21-like, with protein MALLARRARKAVMAKAAAPAPLPQRAGELAIPAHFTCPISLDLMRDPVTAPTGITYDREGIEAWLDTGRGVCPVSHAPLRHEDLVPNHATRRVIQDWCVANRSRGVERIPTPKIPVTPVQASELLFEVADSARGGRCAGAVARVRALARDSERNRRCFVSVGTGRVLAAAFESLAGAGATGALEDVLSALVCMMPLDEEAARVLASSSSIGSLVAIARHGSLAGRLNAVLAIKEAVSRDGAFVDLADKVDEVVDALVRIIKAPICPQATKAAMVATYHLASSDERVAAKVASTGLVPVLIEALVDTDKSVSEKALALLDATLASEEGRASARGHALAMPILVKKMFRVSDVATELAVSAMWRLGCKGSGDEEAAATGCLVEALRVGAFQKLLLLLQVGCRDATKEKATELLKMLNKHKGLGECVDAVDFRGLNRLS; from the coding sequence ATGGCGCTGCTGGCGAGGAGGGCGCGGAAGGCGGTGatggcgaaggcggcggcgccggcgccgctgccgcagaGGGCGGGGGAGCTGGCCATCCCGGCGCACTTCACGTGCCCGATCTCGCTGGACCTGATGCGCGACCCGGTGACGGCGCCGACGGGGATCACGTACGACAGGGAGGGCATCGAGGCGTGGCTGGACACGGGGCGCGGGGTGTGCCCCGTCAGCCACGCGCCGCTCCGGCACGAGGACCTCGTCCCCAACCACGCCACCCGCCGCGTCATCCAGGACTGGTGCGTGGCGAACAGGTCCCGCGGCGTGGAGCGGATCCCCACGCCCAAGATCCCCGTCACGCCCGTGCAGGCGTCGGAGCTGCTGTTCGAGGTCGCCGActcggcgcgcggcgggcggtgcGCCGGGGCGGTCGCCAGGGTCAGGGCGCTCGCGAGGGACAGCGAGCGGAACCGGCGGTGCTTCGTGTCCGTCGGCACGGGGCGCGTGCTGGCCGCGGCGTTCGAGTCtctcgccggagccggagcgaCGGGCGCTCTCGAGGACGTCCTGTCGGCATTGGTCTGCATGATGCCGCTagacgaggaggcggccagGGTCTTGGCCTCGTCTAGCTCGATAGGGTCTCTCGTCGCCATTGCCAGGCACGGGAGCCTGGCGGGAAGACTGAACGCTGTGCTGGCGATCAAGGAGGCCGTGTCGCGCGACGGGGCGTTCGTGGACTTGGCTGACAAGGTCGACGAGGTCGTCGACGCGCTGGTCAGGATCATCAAGGCTCCGATCTGCCCTCAGGCCACCAAGGCCGCCATGGTCGCCACCTACCACCTGGCGAGCTCCGACGAGCGCGTCGCGGCGAAGGTAGCGTCCACAGGGCTCGTCCCGGTGCTCATCGAGGCCCTCGTCGACACCGACAAGAGCGTGTCCGAGAAGGCCCTGGCGCTGCTCGACGCAACGCTCGCCTCGGAGGAAGGCCGCGCGAGCGCGCGGGGCCACGCGCTCGCAATGCCGATCCTCGTCAAGAAGATGTTCCGCGTGTCCGACGTGGCCACCGAGCTCGCCGTGTCGGCGATGTGGCGGCTCGGCTGCAAGGgctccggcgacgaggaggccgccgcgACGGGCTGCCTGGTCGAGGCGCTCCGGGTTGGCGCGTTCCAGaagctgctcctcctcctgcagGTGGGCTGCAGGGACGCGACCAAGGAGAAGGCCACCGAGCTGCTCAAGATGCTCAACAAGCACAAAGGGTTGGGAGAGTGTGTTGACGCTGTTGATTTCAGAGGGCTCAATAGGCTGTCCTGA
- the LOC102721815 gene encoding uncharacterized protein LOC102721815 yields the protein MALQWMILACVVAAEAAVAVMLTLPAPRAVRKQIVGLTSMLLQPFAGILPFAAFQLLDIYWKQEHRLMCTSEICTADERIRFEKSIFKAQRNVILCVSACLLYWCIFRICKYNKDIKALEETEKRLKEE from the exons ATGGCTCTGCAGTGGATGATCCTTGCGTgcgtggtggcggcggaggcggcggtggccgtgaTGCTCACGCTaccggcgccgcgcgccgtgcgGAAGCAGATCGTCGGGCTCACCTCGATGCTCCTGCAGCCATTCGCCGGGATACTCCCCTTCGCGGCCTTCCAGCTCCTCG ATATCTACTGGAAGCAGGAGCACAGGCTGATGTGCACCTCCGAGATTTGCACCGCTGACGAGCGTATCCGCTTTGAGAAATCC ATCTTCAAAGCCCAGAGGAATGTCATTCTTTGTGTTTCAGCATGCCTCCTTTACTG GTGCATTTTCCGTATTTGCAAGTACAACAAGGATATTAAGGCATTGGAGGAGACCGAGAAGCGCCTCAAGGAAGAGTAG
- the LOC102722096 gene encoding small nuclear ribonucleoprotein SmD3b-like, whose translation MSRSLGIPVKLLHEAAGHVVTVELKTGEVYRGSMVECEDNWNCQLDNITFTAKDGKVSQLEHVFIRGSRVRFMIIPDMLKNAPMFKRLEARIRGKGSAIGVGRGRAVAMRARAAAGRGGGPVGRGGAPPVRR comes from the exons atgagCCGGAGCCTGGGGATCCCGGTGAAGCTGCTGCACGAGGCGGCGGGGCATGTGGTGACGGTGGAGCTGAAGACCGGCGAGGTGTACCGTGGGTCCATGGTCGAGTGCGAGGACAACTGGAACTGCCAGCTCGACAACATCACCTTCACCGCCAAG GATGGGAAGGTGTCACAGCTGGAGCACGTCTTCATCAGAGGAAGCAGAGTGAG GTTTATGATTATACCGGATATGCTCAAGAATGCCCCCATGTTCAAGCGCCTGGAAGCAAGGATTAGG GGTAAAGGATCAGCTATTGGAGTTGGACGTGGCCGTGCTGTTGCAATGCGTGCTCGG GCTGCTGCTGGTCGTGGTGGTGGTCCTGTCGGACGGGGTGGTGCGCCTCCTGTGAGGAGATAG